One Festucalex cinctus isolate MCC-2025b chromosome 1, RoL_Fcin_1.0, whole genome shotgun sequence genomic region harbors:
- the dis3l2 gene encoding DIS3-like exonuclease 2 has translation MLDMDSSRQPNRANPKRDAQGSQSESKAPCRKDAYARLLSQNRSSTFTKFLEQYAKESSLPREDNGTNTVLQAQSDKMSIPQEKRDLMPNNLSDSSDFSPSSLKDKGDESSLSLYMMKLSVQNAQHDSERKPGVSEKHRKGQRRDTATSQDGDIESGEELCSSGPNDSKKHHRQRKKTKDTSKDICKDGSRIVDSVQNKDSLNKLEQEGTKKTKKKYPPMQLEECKPKAVISKYSGDSPSSKSPHDINKLQKPTASSANSPADKNKNKGGRGSRKQVFEPYMTFEDVSHGLKRGELIQGQLRINPKKYHDAFIPSPDDTRDIFLDGIIARNRALNGDIVVVQILPREQWKVVRSDCDGVSESETPKGNLVRTTLKKMVQGQHVFVEDQRSEQGQVTSKDHLDTTFTPKSNGEVIQMTAKVVYIVEKKHSRAVTGFLKFLPDKPFAMFSPVDHRVPRINVPLSDCPEDFIFRPDDFANTLFICRITNCPADSNFAEGRLAKTLGQAGEIEPETEGILLEYDVDFSEFSDEVIDCLPRNVPWNIPPEEMAKRKDLRKECIFTIDPATAKDLDDALSCKKLPDGNYEVGVHIADVSYFVEEGNALDKIASRRATSVYLVQKVIPMLPRLLCEELCSLNPLADRLTFSVIWKITPEGKILSEWFGRSVIRSCVKLSYDHAQSMIEAPEKTFAAEELPPVDSAHSIHVIHQAVLNLHSIAKKLRAQRFSGGAVRLDQLKLSFILDKETMMPQGCYIYQYRDSNKLVEEFMLLANIATAHHIYKHFPELALLRRHPPPKTKMVDELQELCEQLGIDIDLSSAGALHKSLLSTLGNDEYSIARKEVLTHMCSRTMQMALYFCTGVLQEEKLFKHYALNVPLYTHFTSPIRRYADIIVHRLLASSLKCGPKLGLSTEEVRKQTSRCNEKKNASKRLQELSSDLFFGVFVKDCGPLDSEAMVMAVLDQSFDVLVLRYGVQKRIYCKSVAGLVTFHHHKVGKKSEMTLLWTAEDPQKPPFEQVISIFTLVEVQLKADSLPMKCIALLKRPNAIAP, from the exons ATGCTGGACATGGATTCTTCTCGGCAGCCTAACAGAGCCAATCCCAAACGAGATGCGCAAGGCAGTCAAAGTGAGTCTAAAGCTCCCTGCCGCAAGGATGCCTATGCCAGACTTCTAAGCCAGAACCGCAGCAGCACCTTCACAAAGTTTCTGGAGCAATATGCCAAGGAGTCATCTCTTCCTAGGGAAGATAATGGAACAAACACAGTGCTTCAAGCTCAAAGTGACAAGATGAGCATACCCCAAGAAAAAAGGGACCTAATGCCAAATAATCTGTCTGATTCAAGTgacttttccccttcttccttAAAAGACAAAGGAGACGAGAGCTCTCTTTCATTGTATATGATGAAATTGAGTGTTCAAAATGCACAGCATGACAGCGAGAGAAAGCCAGGTGTGTCTGAAAAGCATAGGAAGGGACAGAGAAGGGATACTGCCACTAGCCAAGATGGGGACATTGAGTCAGGAGAGGAGCTATGTTCTTCAGGCCCAAATGACTCCAAGAAGCACCATCGTCAGCGGAAGAAAACTAAGGACACCAGCAAGGATATTTGTAAGGACGGCAGCCGGATTGTTGACAGTGTCCAAAATAAAGACAGTTTAAATAAACTGGAACAAGAGGGCACaaagaagaccaaaaaaaagtatCCGCCCATGCAGCTGGAGGAGTGCAAGCCAAAAGCTGTAATATCTAAATATTCAGGTGACAGTCCCAGTTCCAAGTCCCCTCATGACATTAACAAACTGCAAAAACCCACAG cttccagtGCCAACTCACCCGCAGACAAGAATAAGAACAAAGGAGGCAGAGGGTCAAGGAAACAAGTGTTTGAACCCTACATGACATTTGAAGATGTTTCACATGGCCTTAAAAGAGGAGAACTTATTCAG ggaCAATTGCGAATAAACCCCAAGAAGTACCATGATGCTTTCATTCCATCTCCT gaTGACACAAGAGATATATTTTTGGATGGTATAATTGCTCGTAACAGGGCATTAAATGGAGACATCGTTGTAGTGCAAATCTTACCACGGGAACAATGGAAG GTTGTTAGGTCTGACTGTGACGGAGTCAGTGAGTCAGAAACCCCTAAGGGAAACCTGGTCCGAACTACCCTGAAGAAGATGGTGCAAGGGCAACATGTTTTTGTGGAAGATCAGCGTAGTGAACAGGGTCAGGTCACAAGCAAAG ACCATCTGGATACCACCTTTACACCAAAGTCCAATGGTGAAGTGATTCAAATGACTGCTAAA GTGGTGTATATTGTTGAAAAGAAGCACTCAAGAGCTGTGACTGGTTTCCTAAAATTTCTACCTGACAAGCCTTTTGCCATGTTTTCCCCTGTGGACCACCGCGTGCCAAGGATTAATGTTCCCCTATCAGACTGTCCAGAAGATTTTATCTTCCGCCCTGATGATTTCGCCAACACACTTTTCATCTGTCGCATCACCAACTGTCCGGCTGACAGCAACTTTGCAGAAGG TCGACTGGCAAAGACACTGGGCCAGGCTGGGGAAATCGAGCCAGAAACGGAGGGCATTCTGTTAGAATATGATGTTGATTTTTCAGAGTTCTCAGATGAAGTGATTGATTGCTTACCCAGGAATGTGCCTTGGAACATCCCACCAGAGGAGATGGCCAAGAGAAAAGACTTAAG GAAGGAGTGCATCTTCACAATTGACCCAGCAACTGCCAAAGATCTGGATGATGCCTTGTCATGTAAAAAGCTCCCAGATg GCAACTATGAGGTGGGCGTACACATTGCtgatgtcagttattttgtggAGGAGGGCAATGCTTTGGATAAGATTGCCAGCCGGCGAGCCACAAGTGTGTATCTTGTACAAAAA GTCATCCCTATGTTGCCAAGGCTGCTTTGTGAGGAGCTGTGTAGTTTGAACCCTCTCGCTGACAGGCTTACCTTCTCTGTCATTTGGAAAATCACACCTGAAGGAAAG ATTTTGAGTGAATGGTTTGGCCGCTCCGTGATCCGCTCGTGTGTCAAGTTGAGTTATGATCATGCTCAGAGTATGATCGAGGCCCCTGAGAAGACATTTGCTGCTGAAGAGCTGCCTCCTGTGGACTCTGCGCACAGTATTCACGTGATCCACCAGGCGGTGCTGAACCTGCATTCCATTGCGAAAAAGCTCAGAGCTCAACGTTTCTCTGGAGGAGCGGTCCGACTGGACCAG CTGAAACTCTCTTTCATATTGGACAAGGAGACCATGATGCCCCAAGGCTGCTACATTTACCAGTACAGAGATAGTAACAA ATTGGTTGAAGAGTTCATGTTACTGGCTAACATTGCCACAGCCCACCATATTTACAAACACTTCCCTGAGTTAGCATTGCTGAGACGCCACCCCCCACCCAAGACTAAGATGGTGGATGAGCTACAGGAGCTGTGTGAGCAGCTGGGCATTGATATTGACCTTTCGTCTGCTGGTGCCTTGCAT AAGAGTCTACTTTCCACTCTTGGTAATGATGAATATTCCATTGCTCGGAAAGAAGTTCTTACCCACATGTGCTCCAGAACTATGCAG ATGGCATTATACTTCTGTACAGGTGTACTCCAAGAGGAAAAGCTTTTTAAGCATTACGCCTTAAATGTTCCTCTTTACACTCACTTCACATCACCCATCAGACGCTATGCTGACATCATTGTGCACAGATTGCTGGCATCTTCACTGA AATGTGGGCCCAAGTTAGGACTGTCAACAGAGGAAGTCCGTAAACAGACTTCACGCTGCAATGAGAAAAAGAATGCATCCAAAAGACTACAAGAACTGAGCTCCGATCTCTTCTTTGGAGTTTTTGTAAAG GACTGTGGCCCCCTGGACTCCGAGGCCATGGTGATGGCTGTGTTGGATCAGTCCTTCGATGTGCTGGTCCTGCGTTATGGAGTGCAGAAGCGCATCTACTGCAAG TCTGTCGCCGGACTGGTCACATTCCACCATCACAAGGTGGGGAAAAAGTCCGAGATGACTCTCTTGTGGACAGCAGAGGACCCACAGAAACCTCCATTTGAGCAG GTCATTTCCATCTTCACACTAGTGGAGGTGCAGCTCAAAGCAGACAGCCTGCCCATGAAATGTATTGCATTACTCAAGAGGCCCAATGCGATTGCACCATAA